In Firmicutes bacterium ASF500, a single genomic region encodes these proteins:
- the ogt gene encoding Methylated-DNA--protein-cysteine methyltransferase, constitutive, which translates to MDGYTVYPFPFGQLLVKYQDGAVTRLTRTEEPVREEGRTALTDLVFQQISEYLEGRRRTFDFPYVLKGTPFQQRVWQALCTIPYGETRTYGEIAAAAGSPKAFRAVGMANHQNPIFIAVPCHRVIGAGGKLVGYGGGLDMKEALLQMERRALE; encoded by the coding sequence ATGGACGGCTATACCGTGTACCCCTTCCCCTTCGGGCAGCTGCTCGTAAAATATCAGGACGGGGCAGTCACCCGCCTCACCCGGACGGAGGAGCCCGTCCGGGAGGAGGGGCGGACCGCCCTCACCGACCTGGTCTTTCAGCAGATCAGCGAATACCTGGAGGGCCGGCGGAGGACCTTCGACTTCCCCTATGTCCTGAAGGGCACCCCCTTTCAGCAGCGGGTGTGGCAGGCCCTGTGTACCATCCCCTACGGCGAGACCCGCACCTATGGGGAGATCGCCGCCGCTGCGGGAAGCCCCAAGGCCTTCCGGGCCGTAGGGATGGCCAACCACCAAAATCCCATCTTCATCGCCGTCCCCTGTCACCGGGTCATCGGCGCGGGGGGAAAGCTGGTGGGCTATGGAGGGGGCCTCGACATGAAGGAAGCGCTGTTACAAATGGAAAGACGGGCCCTGGAATAG
- the serC gene encoding Phosphoserine aminotransferase, with protein MSSTRVYNFAAGPSVLPLSVLERAGAEITNYQGSGMSVMEMSHRSKVFMSIFQETQDKLRRLMNVPEGYRILFLQTGASGQFSAVPLNLIGKTGRADYAVTGNFSDLACKEARKYGQISLACDTGDRNHCYIPRQEGLTLDPQASYFYYCANNTIYGTEWDYVPQTGDVPLVCDMSSDILSMPVDVSQYGVIYAGAQKNMAPAGLTVVIIREDLAGHELPCTPLMMNYRTMIDKDSMYNTPPCWCIYMLGLVLDWVEENGGLSGMKKLRDLRSGMLYDTLEHARRFQLHADRDSRSGMNVTFRTGDEALDAKFIQEAAAAGFVNLKGHRKTGGMRASIYNAMPVEGVEKLCEFIRRFDKEN; from the coding sequence ATGAGCAGTACCCGTGTTTATAATTTTGCCGCCGGCCCCTCCGTGCTCCCGCTGTCCGTGCTGGAGCGCGCCGGGGCGGAGATCACAAACTACCAGGGCTCCGGCATGTCCGTGATGGAGATGAGCCACCGGTCCAAGGTCTTTATGTCCATCTTTCAGGAGACCCAGGATAAGCTGCGCCGGCTGATGAACGTGCCGGAGGGCTACCGCATCCTGTTCCTCCAGACCGGGGCCTCCGGCCAGTTCTCCGCCGTCCCCCTGAACCTGATCGGCAAAACCGGCCGGGCGGACTACGCCGTCACCGGCAACTTCTCCGACCTGGCCTGCAAGGAGGCCCGGAAGTACGGGCAGATCAGCCTGGCCTGCGACACCGGGGACCGGAATCACTGCTACATCCCCCGGCAGGAGGGGTTGACGCTGGACCCCCAGGCCAGCTACTTCTACTACTGCGCCAACAACACCATCTACGGCACCGAGTGGGACTACGTGCCCCAGACCGGAGACGTGCCGCTGGTGTGCGATATGTCCTCCGACATCCTGTCTATGCCGGTGGACGTGTCCCAATACGGCGTCATCTACGCCGGGGCGCAAAAAAATATGGCCCCCGCCGGCCTGACGGTGGTCATCATCCGGGAGGACCTGGCCGGTCACGAGCTGCCCTGCACCCCCCTGATGATGAACTACAGGACCATGATCGACAAGGACTCCATGTACAACACGCCCCCCTGCTGGTGCATCTATATGCTGGGCCTGGTGCTGGACTGGGTGGAGGAAAACGGCGGTCTGTCCGGGATGAAAAAGCTCCGGGACCTGCGCTCCGGGATGCTCTACGATACCCTGGAACACGCCCGCCGCTTCCAGCTCCACGCGGACAGGGACTCCCGCTCCGGCATGAACGTCACCTTCCGCACCGGCGACGAGGCCCTGGACGCCAAATTCATCCAGGAGGCCGCGGCCGCCGGCTTCGTCAACCTGAAGGGCCACCGGAAAACCGGGGGAATGCGGGCCTCCATCTACAACGCTATGCCCGTGGAGGGCGTGGAGAAGCTGTGCGAGTTCATTCGGAGGTTTGACAAGGAGAATTGA
- the ywqG gene encoding putative protein YwqG: MADKMLENNERARSEAREVYDLARKITAELHAEHHRTAVRFTLEPGEPGIFESKAAGTPYLPHDMPWPLDSKGQGLTLLAQVDCAGLGGLPDFPQCGLLQFFSGLDDLFGAEFDHMTEQKDFRVLYHETVDRSVTAEEVEAKRPPLPEDSEDYSPVFQPCRILLKAPAEQGITEQDPRFNPLFADKWNPLRPDAPVKGTWDVHKLVPDRLRDYDATEQPGWDGPHHQLGGYPFFTQSDPRPGECEDLDVLLFQLDSDMLPREQGGRDLVLWGDCGVGNFFINREALKRRDFSRVAYNWDCC; encoded by the coding sequence ATGGCGGACAAAATGCTGGAAAACAACGAGCGGGCCAGGAGCGAGGCCAGGGAGGTCTATGATCTGGCCCGGAAAATCACGGCGGAGCTCCACGCGGAACACCACCGCACCGCCGTCCGCTTCACGCTGGAGCCGGGGGAGCCGGGAATCTTCGAGAGCAAGGCGGCCGGCACGCCCTATCTGCCCCACGATATGCCCTGGCCGCTGGATTCCAAAGGGCAGGGGCTGACCCTGCTGGCTCAGGTGGACTGCGCAGGTCTGGGCGGTCTGCCCGACTTCCCTCAGTGCGGGCTTTTGCAGTTCTTCTCTGGATTGGACGACCTGTTTGGGGCAGAATTTGACCACATGACGGAACAGAAGGATTTCCGAGTGCTTTACCATGAGACGGTGGACCGCTCCGTCACAGCGGAGGAAGTGGAGGCCAAACGGCCCCCGCTGCCGGAGGATTCGGAGGACTATTCTCCCGTGTTTCAGCCCTGCCGTATTCTGCTGAAAGCCCCCGCTGAGCAGGGAATCACGGAGCAGGACCCCCGCTTTAACCCTCTGTTTGCGGATAAATGGAACCCGCTGCGTCCCGATGCTCCGGTGAAGGGTACGTGGGATGTACACAAGCTGGTTCCGGACCGCCTGCGGGACTATGACGCCACTGAACAGCCCGGATGGGACGGCCCTCATCACCAGCTGGGCGGTTATCCCTTCTTTACCCAGTCCGACCCCCGGCCTGGAGAGTGTGAGGATTTAGATGTACTGCTGTTCCAGCTGGACAGCGATATGCTTCCCCGGGAGCAGGGCGGGCGTGATTTGGTCCTCTGGGGCGACTGCGGCGTGGGCAACTTCTTTATCAACCGGGAGGCCTTGAAGCGCCGGGATTTCTCCCGGGTGGCCTATAACTGGGACTGCTGCTAA
- the immR_1 gene encoding HTH-type transcriptional regulator ImmR — translation MVILSERLCSLRKERSMTQEAVAKELGISLNSYQRYETDEREPTAPTLAKMARFYHVSLDYLVGLKDERQ, via the coding sequence ATGGTGATATTGTCTGAACGGCTCTGTTCTCTTCGCAAGGAACGGAGCATGACCCAGGAGGCGGTAGCCAAGGAGTTGGGTATTTCTCTGAACTCCTATCAGCGCTATGAAACGGACGAGAGGGAGCCAACCGCCCCCACTCTGGCAAAAATGGCGAGGTTTTACCACGTCTCCCTGGACTATCTAGTTGGGCTGAAAGACGAGCGGCAATAA
- a CDS encoding Formate dehydrogenase, mitochondrial has product MYRIKTLNKISSVGLARLDRERFRVGSDVENEDGVLVRSAPMHEYEFSSSLRAIARAGAGTNNIPVDRCSENGIVVFNTPGANANAVKELVIAAMLVASRDILGGADWVQEQAHTPKVDVAAAVEKGKSAFAGPELYKKTLGVIGLGAIGALVCNIALDLGMDVYGYDPFLSVDAALRLDRHVHVVKEVDELYKVSDYITLHIPYSGATKDFINAEAIGKMKGQVRVLNLARGGLVNDEDMIAALESGRVAKYVTDFPDERITTVKNVIALPHLGASTPESEENCAVMAVRQLQDYLLNGNITNSVNLPNVSQDWSGIARICLIHKNVPGMLTQIMGVLSDDHINVENLTNKSKKDYAYTLVDVNTRLTEEAAEELRAIPNMIRVRILNH; this is encoded by the coding sequence ATGTATCGCATCAAAACCCTGAACAAAATCTCCTCTGTGGGGCTGGCCCGGCTGGACCGGGAGCGGTTCCGGGTGGGGAGCGACGTGGAGAACGAGGACGGCGTTCTGGTCCGCTCCGCGCCCATGCACGAGTATGAATTTTCCAGCTCCCTCCGGGCCATCGCCCGGGCGGGGGCGGGCACCAACAACATCCCTGTGGACCGCTGCTCAGAAAACGGCATTGTGGTCTTCAACACCCCCGGAGCCAACGCCAACGCGGTGAAGGAGCTGGTCATCGCCGCCATGCTGGTGGCCTCCCGGGACATTCTGGGAGGGGCCGACTGGGTGCAGGAGCAGGCCCACACCCCAAAGGTGGACGTAGCCGCCGCCGTGGAGAAGGGAAAATCCGCCTTCGCCGGACCGGAGCTGTACAAAAAGACCCTGGGCGTCATCGGCCTGGGAGCCATCGGGGCGCTGGTGTGCAACATCGCCCTGGACCTGGGCATGGACGTCTACGGCTACGACCCCTTCCTCTCAGTGGACGCCGCCCTGCGGCTGGACCGCCACGTCCATGTGGTCAAGGAGGTGGATGAGCTGTACAAGGTCTCCGACTACATCACCCTCCACATCCCCTACAGCGGCGCCACCAAGGACTTCATCAACGCCGAGGCCATCGGCAAAATGAAGGGCCAGGTCCGGGTGCTCAACCTGGCCCGGGGCGGGCTGGTGAACGACGAGGACATGATCGCCGCCCTGGAGTCGGGCCGGGTGGCCAAATACGTCACCGACTTCCCCGACGAGCGGATTACCACGGTGAAAAATGTCATCGCCCTGCCCCATCTGGGGGCCTCCACCCCGGAGAGCGAGGAGAACTGCGCCGTTATGGCGGTGCGCCAGCTCCAGGACTACCTCCTCAACGGCAACATCACCAACTCGGTGAACCTGCCCAACGTCTCCCAGGACTGGAGCGGCATCGCCCGCATCTGTCTGATTCACAAAAATGTCCCCGGTATGCTGACCCAGATCATGGGGGTCCTGTCCGACGACCACATCAACGTGGAGAACCTGACCAACAAGTCCAAAAAGGACTACGCCTACACCCTGGTGGACGTGAACACCCGCCTCACCGAGGAGGCCGCGGAGGAGCTGCGGGCCATCCCCAACATGATCCGGGTGCGTATTTTGAACCACTGA